The following are encoded together in the Osmerus eperlanus chromosome 18, fOsmEpe2.1, whole genome shotgun sequence genome:
- the june gene encoding junE proto-oncogene, AP-1 transcription factor subunit, which yields MTGKMETPFYHDDTQSVQNFGHIPEYERYQGHKMLSKKNMAAHHFSGVVGPPSGLKLLHGQHGSNGNINPNNLGINSNTNNSLMPSTDMNLLKLASPDLEHLIIQSNQGLVTTSPVPNSSTNPFMYRNQATNEQEGFADGFVKALADLHKQNQLVGGPMSPSSSIQSPYQRNIMSSGEMPIYTNLGSYNPGQITVSSSYPGSQMPYPTAGHGSGHSGLGQGAHPHNRGLDAPQTVPEVPHPPGDPTSSPPSLSPIDLETQERIKAERKKLRNRIAASKCRKRKLERISRLEEKVKVLKTQNSDLASTAGILREQVAQLKQKVMNHVTNGCQITVSSATMAKRGDSTSC from the coding sequence ATGACGGGTAAAATGGAAACCCCTTTTTATCACGATGACACTCAAAGTGTTCAAAACTTTGGACATATTCCAGAGTATGAACGCTACCAGGGACACAAGATGCTGAGTAAGAAAAACATGGCGGCACATCATTTCTCAGGTGTCGTCGGGCCCCCCTCTGGTCTAAAACTCTTACATGGCCAGCATGGTAGCAATGGCAATATCAATCCCAATAATCTTGGGATTAACAGTAACACAAACAACTCGCTAATGCCCTCGACAGATATGAACCTACTGAAGCTGGCGTCACCTGACCTTGAGCACCTGATCATACAGTCTAACCAGGGTCTGGTAACAACCAGCCCGGTGCCCAACTCCAGCACCAACCCTTTCATGTACAGGAACCAGGCGACCAACGAACAGGAGGGCTTTGCTGATGGATTTGTCAAGGCCCTGGCTGACCTCCATAAACAGAACCAGCTTGTTGGAGGACCCATGTcgccttcctcctccatccagtCTCCTTACCAGAGAAACATCATGTCGAGCGGAGAGATGCCCATCTATACAAACTTGGGCAGCTACAACCCTGGTCAGATCACAGTGTCCTCATCGTACCCTGGGAGCCAGATGCCCTATCCCACTGCAGGCCATGGCTCTGGGCACAGTGGACTGGGGCAGGGTGCCCATCCTCACAATAGGGGTCTGGATGCCCCCCAGACTGTCCCAGAGGTACCCCACCCTCCGGGGGACCCCACCAGctcaccaccctccctctcccccatcgaCCTGGAGACCCAGGAGCGGATCAAAGCCGAGAGGAAGAAGCTACGGAACCGCATCGCCGCCTCCAAGTGCCGTAAGAGGAAGCTGGAGAGGATCTCGCGACTGGAGGAGAAAGTCAAGGTGCTGAAGACCCAGAACTCCGACCTGGCTTCCACCGCCGGCATCCTGCGCGAGCAGGTGGCACAGCTCAAACAGAAAGTTATGAATCATGTCACCAATGGTTGCCAGATTACAGTGAGCTCAGCCACTATGGCCAAGAGAGGGGACAGCACCAGCTGCTGA
- the rnf170 gene encoding E3 ubiquitin-protein ligase RNF170, with the protein MDENECGDGNYLLQDEGSLIEGVSNPVLFVVVLSVTFLCGLLTLLCRNEQQNIHPENQEHVRAVRQQLQSEQESPPEPRPQYYTDMSCPVCLQQAVLPVETNCGHLFCGACIIAYWRYGTWLGAIHCPICRQIVTLVFPLFNEQASPQQVQDGEAEPTLIMQDVNDYNRRFSGQPRSIMERLRDVPTLLRHAFREMFSMGGLFWMFRIRILLCLVGALTYLVSPLDFIPEALFGLLGFMDDFFVILLLFIYISIMYREVVTQRLVG; encoded by the exons ATGGATGAAAACGAGTGCGGGGACGGGAACTACCTTTTACAAGATGAAGGTTCACTCATCGAAGGCGTCAGCAACCCTGTGCTCTTTGTGGTCGTTCTAAgtgttacgtttttgtgtggtCTTCTGACACTGCTTTGCAG AAATGAGCAACAGAACATCCACCCAGAGAACCAGGAGCATGTGCGCGCCGTTCGCCAGCAGCTCCAATCCGAGCAG GAATCACCCCCAGAACCCAGGCCTCAGTACTACACTGATATGTCCTGTCCAGTGTGTTTACAACAGGCCGTGTTGCCTGTAGAAACCAACTGTGGTCACCTCTTCTGTG GTGCATGTATAATTGCATACTGGAGGTATGGGACTTGGCTGGGGGCGATTCATTGTCCCATCTGCAGACAAATA GTGACGTTGGTTTTCCCTCTCTTCAATGAGCAAGCCTCCCCCCAGCAGGTCCAGGATGGGGAGGCAGAGCCCACCCTTATCATGCAGGACGTCAACGACTATAACCGCAGGTTCTCCGGACAGCCCAGATCC ATTATGGAGCGTCTAAGGGATGTGCCCACACTGCTTCGCCACGCCTTCCGGGAGATGTTCTCCATGGGCGGCCTCTTCTGGATGTTCCGCATCCGTATCCTGCTGTGTCTGGTCGGCGCGCTGACGTACCTCGTCTCTCCGCTGGATTTCATCCCCGAGGCTCTGTTTGGTCTGCTGGGCTTCATGGACGACTTCTTTGTCATTCTCCTGCTCTTTATCTACATCTCGATCATGTACCGGGAGGTGGTGACTCAGAGACTCGTCGGCTGA